The Burkholderia cepacia ATCC 25416 genome includes a window with the following:
- a CDS encoding TOBE domain-containing protein: protein MTDAPHSSPSAEPLELGGELWLRAGEQTLGGATRIALLVAIGDTGSITRAAKAVGLSYKAAWDAVDTMNNLAGEPLVARSTGGKGGGGTTLTPRATSLIAAFRTIEREHRRFIEAASAAVAGFDVDWALIGRIGMKTSARNQLFGKVAAIVRGTVNDEVTLTLPGGQPVVAVLTHESADALGLQVGADACALVKASWVVLAADDGEHALKVSARNQLRGHVETVAAGAVNSEVTLALDGGGTLTAVVTNDSVDALQLGAGRRAIALFKASSVILAVTG from the coding sequence ATGACCGACGCACCGCATTCTTCCCCGTCCGCCGAACCGCTCGAACTGGGCGGCGAGCTGTGGCTGCGCGCCGGCGAGCAGACGCTCGGCGGCGCCACGCGCATCGCGCTGCTCGTGGCGATCGGCGACACCGGGTCGATCACGCGCGCGGCGAAGGCCGTCGGCCTCAGCTACAAGGCCGCGTGGGATGCCGTCGACACGATGAACAATCTCGCGGGCGAACCGCTCGTCGCGCGTTCGACGGGCGGCAAGGGCGGCGGCGGCACGACGCTGACGCCGCGCGCGACATCGCTGATCGCCGCGTTCCGCACGATCGAGCGCGAGCATCGCCGGTTCATCGAGGCCGCGAGCGCGGCCGTGGCCGGGTTCGACGTCGACTGGGCGCTGATCGGCCGGATCGGGATGAAGACCAGCGCGCGCAACCAGTTGTTCGGCAAGGTCGCGGCGATCGTGCGCGGCACCGTCAACGACGAGGTCACGCTCACGCTGCCCGGCGGACAGCCGGTCGTTGCCGTGCTGACGCACGAGAGCGCCGATGCGCTCGGCCTGCAGGTTGGCGCGGATGCTTGCGCGCTCGTGAAGGCGTCCTGGGTCGTGCTCGCGGCCGACGATGGCGAGCATGCGTTGAAGGTGTCCGCGCGGAACCAACTGCGCGGCCACGTGGAAACGGTCGCAGCGGGCGCGGTGAACAGCGAGGTGACACTGGCGCTCGACGGCGGCGGGACGCTGACGGCCGTCGTGACCAACGACAGCGTCGATGCGCTGCAGCTCGGCGCCGGCCGGCGCGCGATCGCGCTGTTCAAGGCGTCGAGCGTGATTCTTGCGGTGACGGGCTGA
- a CDS encoding sulfate/molybdate ABC transporter ATP-binding protein: MSLVVDIRKTYANAERRFTLDMSFTATMQRVVLFGPSGAGKSMTLQAIAGLLSPDEGTIVLNGEPLFDAARRIDVPTRERRVAYLFQDYALFPHLNVRQNIAFGLTPGLRNPRAKAVPPEVAYWLQAFDLEALAGQYPSQLSGGQKQRVALARALVAQPRILLLDEPFAALDGAMRQRMRHELAELQARLDIPMVLISHDPDDVAAFGDQVVQLSEGRVQAATPHAEWPTRVA; encoded by the coding sequence ATGAGCCTCGTCGTCGACATCCGCAAGACCTACGCGAATGCCGAGCGCCGCTTCACGCTCGACATGTCGTTCACCGCGACGATGCAGCGCGTCGTGCTGTTCGGGCCGTCCGGCGCGGGCAAGAGCATGACGCTGCAGGCGATCGCCGGCCTGTTGTCGCCCGACGAAGGCACGATCGTGCTGAACGGCGAACCGCTGTTCGACGCCGCGCGCCGCATCGACGTGCCGACCCGCGAACGCCGCGTCGCATACCTGTTCCAGGACTACGCGCTGTTTCCGCATCTGAACGTGCGTCAGAACATCGCGTTCGGGCTCACGCCGGGGCTGCGCAACCCGCGCGCGAAAGCAGTGCCGCCGGAAGTCGCGTACTGGCTCCAAGCGTTCGATCTCGAAGCGCTCGCGGGGCAGTATCCGTCTCAGCTGTCCGGCGGGCAGAAACAGCGCGTCGCCCTCGCGCGCGCACTGGTCGCACAGCCGCGAATCCTGCTGCTCGACGAACCGTTCGCTGCACTGGACGGCGCAATGCGCCAGCGCATGCGTCACGAGCTCGCCGAGCTGCAGGCGCGGCTCGACATCCCGATGGTGCTGATCTCGCACGATCCCGACGACGTCGCCGCGTTCGGCGACCAGGTCGTGCAGTTGAGCGAAGGACGCGTGCAGGCGGCGACGCCGCACGCCGAGTGGCCGACGCGCGTCGCTTGA
- a CDS encoding LysR family transcriptional regulator codes for MKVLDLDAVRAFVLVADLASFTRAADALGTTQSAVSLKLKRLEAHLGKPLLARTPRVVKLAADGENFLPAARALLDAHDHALGAISAGTHRLALGVSEHVAVPDLPAVLTSLHRQDPGLSLEMHLGTSTNLLAQYDERRFDAVIVRHEPGEDPPREDGTLLFAEPLAWLAAPDWAPRAGEPLPLAVLAGPCGVRAAALRALDHAGQPWRERFTGGGVAAVTAAAAAGLAVCPLARRVAPRTLVDVGAKFGLPPLPLSQVVLYSRVRDPRAAAALRRFADSLAISA; via the coding sequence ATGAAAGTCCTCGACCTCGATGCCGTACGCGCGTTCGTGCTGGTCGCCGATCTCGCCAGCTTCACGCGCGCCGCCGATGCGCTCGGCACCACGCAGTCGGCCGTGAGCCTGAAGCTGAAACGGCTGGAAGCGCACCTCGGCAAGCCGCTGCTCGCACGCACGCCGCGTGTGGTCAAGCTGGCCGCCGACGGCGAGAATTTCCTGCCGGCCGCCCGCGCGCTGCTCGACGCGCACGACCACGCGCTCGGCGCGATCTCGGCCGGCACGCACCGGCTCGCGCTCGGCGTCAGCGAGCATGTCGCCGTGCCCGACCTGCCGGCCGTGCTCACGAGCCTGCATCGGCAGGACCCGGGGCTGTCGCTCGAAATGCATCTCGGAACGTCGACGAACCTGCTCGCGCAATACGACGAACGCCGGTTCGATGCGGTGATCGTGCGGCACGAGCCGGGCGAGGACCCGCCGCGCGAAGACGGCACGTTGCTGTTTGCAGAGCCGCTGGCCTGGCTCGCCGCGCCGGACTGGGCACCGCGTGCAGGCGAGCCGCTGCCGCTCGCGGTGCTGGCCGGCCCGTGCGGCGTGCGTGCGGCCGCGCTGCGCGCCCTCGATCACGCGGGGCAGCCGTGGCGAGAACGCTTTACGGGAGGGGGGGTCGCGGCCGTCACGGCCGCCGCTGCCGCGGGGCTTGCCGTCTGCCCGCTCGCGCGGCGTGTCGCGCCGCGCACGCTGGTCGACGTCGGCGCGAAATTCGGGCTGCCGCCGCTGCCGCTGTCGCAGGTCGTGCTGTACTCGCGCGTGCGCGACCCACGCGCGGCCGCCGCGCTGCGCAGGTTCGCCGACAGCCTTGCAATCTCGGCGTAA
- a CDS encoding CHAD domain-containing protein, whose protein sequence is MSRVLEIVLSLSLEGWPAKAAGRARGTQRDFGAELVRAWRICPQVRMRRGHERVTIEPCQIEEAEPSPGTSWWTWVESNAHGRQVVASRTKVFAPGVTTRELFDAEHAGIVVAMPLPVPKAAGEVDGVAPDTTGRAEAGMQPESSALRLVSERRRGRWADDSGVVVEMTLDDVTLHRGGEPPRRYVELRLAAPDWETRAARTAALHALFAAARELSGAWPAFVQLTSVIDRACADEPAASGPVKAQPVDLIGVRTQRAALFALSGDITAQWLGNEGGVLEYDDPEFVHQMRVALRRLRTLMRFFPRFADRQWRDTLGADMHWLAALLGTVRDWDVFATESLPALIAADGGDGEWNGTLDAARAQCVAARGELRQALHSARYARLTLGWLEWLGSLALPHAEDGDAPSLRRHATKRVRRLFGHLYASPSLTSLDTAARHQVRIDAKRLRYALEFFASLASRRTRTETVKTLARVQSVLGEANDTIVALHHLEKLAAPPYQLGFVRGYGAALEQRAARDAETLLASLRPPKLDGKPG, encoded by the coding sequence ATGTCGCGTGTGCTGGAAATCGTGTTGTCGCTGTCGCTGGAAGGGTGGCCGGCCAAGGCTGCGGGTCGCGCCCGCGGCACGCAGCGTGATTTCGGTGCCGAACTCGTGCGCGCGTGGCGGATCTGCCCGCAGGTCCGGATGCGCCGCGGCCATGAGCGCGTGACGATCGAGCCGTGCCAGATCGAGGAGGCCGAGCCGAGCCCCGGCACAAGCTGGTGGACGTGGGTCGAGTCGAACGCGCATGGAAGGCAGGTCGTCGCGTCGCGCACGAAGGTGTTTGCGCCGGGGGTCACGACGCGCGAACTGTTCGACGCGGAGCATGCGGGCATCGTCGTCGCGATGCCGTTGCCCGTACCCAAGGCGGCAGGCGAAGTCGACGGCGTCGCGCCGGATACGACCGGGCGCGCAGAGGCCGGCATGCAGCCGGAATCGTCGGCACTGCGCCTCGTCAGCGAGCGGCGGCGCGGGCGGTGGGCCGACGACAGCGGCGTCGTGGTCGAGATGACGCTCGACGACGTCACGTTGCATCGCGGCGGCGAGCCGCCGCGCCGCTATGTCGAACTGCGTCTTGCCGCGCCGGACTGGGAAACCCGGGCCGCGCGCACGGCCGCGCTGCACGCGTTGTTTGCCGCGGCGCGCGAACTGAGCGGCGCGTGGCCCGCATTCGTCCAGCTGACGAGCGTGATCGATCGCGCATGTGCGGACGAGCCGGCCGCCAGCGGGCCCGTCAAGGCGCAGCCCGTCGACCTGATCGGCGTGCGCACGCAGCGCGCCGCGCTGTTCGCGTTGTCCGGCGACATCACCGCGCAATGGCTCGGCAACGAGGGCGGCGTGCTCGAGTACGACGATCCCGAATTCGTGCACCAGATGCGGGTCGCGCTGCGCCGCCTGCGTACGCTGATGCGCTTCTTCCCGCGCTTTGCCGACCGCCAGTGGCGGGACACGCTCGGCGCGGACATGCACTGGCTTGCCGCGTTGCTCGGCACGGTGCGCGACTGGGACGTGTTCGCGACCGAGAGCCTGCCCGCGCTGATCGCAGCCGACGGCGGCGACGGCGAATGGAACGGCACGCTCGACGCCGCGCGCGCGCAGTGCGTCGCGGCACGGGGCGAGCTGCGGCAGGCGCTGCATTCGGCCCGCTACGCGCGGCTGACGCTCGGCTGGCTCGAATGGCTGGGCTCGCTTGCGCTGCCGCACGCCGAAGACGGCGACGCACCCTCGCTGCGGCGCCACGCGACGAAGCGCGTGCGGCGGCTGTTCGGCCATCTGTACGCGTCGCCGTCGCTCACGTCGCTCGACACGGCTGCGCGCCACCAGGTGCGGATCGATGCGAAGCGGCTGCGCTATGCGCTCGAATTCTTCGCGTCGCTGGCGTCGCGCCGCACGCGCACCGAGACGGTCAAGACGCTCGCGCGCGTGCAGAGCGTGCTCGGCGAAGCCAACGACACGATAGTCGCGCTGCATCATCTCGAGAAACTGGCGGCGCCGCCGTACCAGCTCGGTTTCGTGCGCGGCTACGGCGCGGCGCTCGAGCAGCGCGCGGCGCGCGACGCCGAGACGCTGCTTGCCAGCCTGCGGCCGCCGAAGCTCGACGGCAAGCCGGGTTGA
- a CDS encoding tautomerase family protein, which yields MPFTRIAVREGKPAAYRAALVDGVHRALMHAFNVPEDDIFMVVTEHAAENFVYGRHYLDIERSDDLVMIQITANNTRTLEQKRALYRAIADNLAQQPGVRQQDVFISLVEVLKENWSFGNGLAQYAV from the coding sequence ATGCCATTCACCCGTATCGCAGTCCGCGAAGGCAAACCGGCCGCGTACCGCGCGGCGCTCGTCGATGGCGTGCATCGCGCGCTGATGCACGCGTTCAACGTGCCCGAGGACGACATCTTCATGGTCGTCACCGAGCATGCGGCCGAGAACTTCGTGTACGGCCGCCACTACCTCGACATCGAACGCAGCGACGATCTCGTGATGATCCAGATCACCGCGAACAACACGCGCACGCTCGAGCAGAAGCGCGCGCTGTACCGGGCGATCGCGGACAACCTCGCGCAGCAACCCGGCGTGCGGCAGCAGGACGTCTTCATCAGTCTCGTCGAGGTGCTGAAGGAGAACTGGTCGTTCGGCAACGGCCTCGCGCAGTACGCCGTTTGA
- the modB gene encoding molybdate ABC transporter permease subunit: MQDAWVPLLLSLKVAGWATALDIVLGVAAAFMLARWRSPLRDVVDSVLTLPLVLPPTVLGYYLLVLLGRRGVFGAWLDRLGIELVFTWQGAVIASMVVAFPLILKSARAAFEGVDPHLERAARTLGLGEAAVFFRVTLPLATRGILAGALLAFARALGEFGATLMIAGNLPGRTQTLSVAIYAAVQAGDDNTANFLVLVTSITCVLVLLATGWLVPSRARRSQLT; the protein is encoded by the coding sequence ATGCAAGACGCCTGGGTCCCGCTGCTGCTGTCACTGAAGGTTGCCGGCTGGGCGACCGCGCTCGACATCGTGCTCGGCGTCGCGGCCGCGTTCATGCTCGCGCGCTGGCGCTCGCCGCTGCGCGACGTCGTCGATTCCGTGCTGACGCTGCCGCTCGTGCTGCCGCCGACGGTGCTCGGGTATTACCTGCTCGTGCTGCTCGGCCGGCGCGGCGTGTTCGGCGCGTGGCTCGACAGGCTCGGCATCGAGCTCGTCTTCACGTGGCAAGGCGCGGTGATCGCGTCGATGGTCGTCGCGTTTCCGTTGATCCTGAAATCGGCGCGGGCGGCGTTCGAAGGCGTCGATCCGCATCTCGAACGCGCCGCGCGCACGCTCGGGCTCGGCGAAGCGGCGGTGTTCTTCCGCGTGACGCTGCCGCTCGCCACGCGCGGCATTCTCGCGGGCGCGCTGCTCGCGTTCGCACGCGCGCTCGGCGAGTTCGGCGCGACGCTGATGATCGCGGGCAACCTGCCCGGCCGCACGCAGACGCTGTCGGTCGCGATCTACGCGGCTGTGCAGGCCGGCGACGACAACACGGCCAACTTCCTCGTGCTGGTGACGTCGATCACCTGCGTGCTCGTACTGCTCGCGACCGGCTGGCTCGTGCCGTCGCGTGCCCGGCGGAGCCAGCTGACATGA